The DNA segment AATCGGCGAAACCTCCTGATCGAAATGGGTTTGAATCCGATGCAAGGCGCTGAGAAATTCCTTTAACGGCCCGCCGGACAACGGCTTGTGCGCTTCGCTACGTTCGTTGGCGGCAAATGCAGCCAGACCGTGTTGCTGGTATATCCGTTCCGATTCGTCCGAAAACAGCACCGCATCGCCGTCGAAGGCAATCCGCAATTGCGGCGACGGATTGGCTACGGCACCGGAAACGATGGTCGCCGCGGCATAGCCGGCGGCCAGCGCTTTGCGGACGTCTTCGTTGTTGGCGGACAGAAACAGATGGGCGCCGAAGGCCGGAATGTATTCGTAGGGCGACACGCCGCTGGTAAACGCGGCCCGGGTAATCGCCAAGTCATAATGGTTGATCGAGTTGAAAATGCGCAGGCCGGTGTCGGCGCTGTTCTGCGACAACAGAATGATTTCGACCTGCGGCGAACCGGGAAAGGCTTTATTGATGTCGAGAAATTTTTTGACCAGCGAAAAGCCGAACCCCGGTTGCAGGATTTCGTTCTCGTGCTCGATCTGGTAGCGGCAAAACGCTTCTTTGCCCTGGGTTTCGAAAATTGCGTGCGACTCGTCCAGATCGAACAAGGCCCGCGACGATACCGCCACCACCAGTTTCTGGTTACTCATCCCGGCAGCCTCAATCCTTGACACGAGTGACCCAGACCGAATCGAGGTTCAAGGTTTTCTTAACCTTTGCGGCGTAGGCTGCCGCTTCGTACTGAGTTTTAAAACCGTCGACGCTGAGGCGGTACCAGTTTTCGCCCTTGGTTTCGGTCTTGCTGACCTTGGCCGGTACGCCTTTGCCGGCGAACTCCTGGGCCTTGCTTTTGGCGTACCAATCCTGCTTGAATGCCACCAGGTTGACTGCCCAGTTCTCTTCGACCGGTTCCGGTTTTTTCTTTTCCGGTTTCGGCGCGGCCGCGACAACGGTCCGGCCTTTTTCCAAAGCGCTGACCTTGTTCTGCAAAGTTTCTATCGCTGCACCGATTTGCAAATTCTGATTGGCCAGCTCGGTCAGTTTAGTCGCCTGGTCGCCGGCAGGTGCCGGCGCAGCCCCAGCGTTGGCGTGCGGCACTTTGCTCAATTCCGTAATCTGGGTCGACATGACGCCGGCACTGACCGTCAATTCGTCCAATTGTTTTTGCATCATTGCCATCTCGGCCGCGTCGTTGGTCGGCGCGGCATTTGCCTGTTCCTGCAATTTTCCGATAATGGTGACCAGTTCGCCGACTTGGGATTTGGTAATAAGGCCCTGCACCCCCAGACCGATACTCGCCAGCAATGCGACACCGGCCACACCAGCCGCCGCGTAGGCCAGCACCGGTTTTTTGGCAGTGAGCGCATCCAAGCCGCGTTTGGTTTTTTTCTGTTCGACTTGCAGGTTTTCCAGGCCGGTCTGGCACTCGCCAAGTTGAGTCCTGTCCGGTTTCTCGGCCAATTCATGCTTCAACTGCTGCAATTGCCGTTTCAACTCGCCGACCTGGCGGTTCAATGCCGTAATGTCGCCGCTGTAGTCGACGGCCGGCGGCGGCGGAGGTGGTGGGGTAACCGCGGCAGCGGCTACCGAGGCTGCTGCGGCAACGGCCGCCAGCTCCGGCTCGTCGTCGCCGGCAATCAGAATATCGCCGTCGTCGGCTTCAGCCGCCGCTGCCGGCTCTACCGGAATATTCGGTTCCGGCTGGTTCGCTTCGCCGACGGCAGCAGGGGCTAGCGCTTCGACGGCATCGGTTTCGGTAAAGGCCTCGCTTGGCTCCGCCTCGGCCGTTTCGGCAGCGGGCTCGGCCAAATCGTCGTCCGCGGTAATATCGAAATCCGCCATCAGAAAATCCGCCGTGTTACCGGCCGACTCCGGTTCATCGCCAAATTCGTCG comes from the Methylomonas sp. EFPC3 genome and includes:
- a CDS encoding 5'-nucleotidase, yielding MSNQKLVVAVSSRALFDLDESHAIFETQGKEAFCRYQIEHENEILQPGFGFSLVKKFLDINKAFPGSPQVEIILLSQNSADTGLRIFNSINHYDLAITRAAFTSGVSPYEYIPAFGAHLFLSANNEDVRKALAAGYAAATIVSGAVANPSPQLRIAFDGDAVLFSDESERIYQQHGLAAFAANERSEAHKPLSGGPLKEFLSALHRIQTHFDQEVSPIRTALVTARAAPAHERVVRTLRAWGIRIDEALFLGGMSKGAFLKAFGADIFFDDQKGHCDSAERHQVAAAHVPHGVTNQE
- a CDS encoding SPOR domain-containing protein, giving the protein MAEPTGNKSKKTLDAFADDLDAMLNISEPAGREVGEIDDDEAIDRLLVGDETLGREADEQIDEFGDFDNLLEIDLPAGKNRPLDDIDEFGDEFDTEIAEIAINPGRESDDLADEVADAVGADIQRELEEADAIADAAELTAADDIDDIDEFADIDSVPAASAAEPGRAGQESVADIDEFGDEPESAGNTADFLMADFDITADDDLAEPAAETAEAEPSEAFTETDAVEALAPAAVGEANQPEPNIPVEPAAAAEADDGDILIAGDDEPELAAVAAAASVAAAAVTPPPPPPPAVDYSGDITALNRQVGELKRQLQQLKHELAEKPDRTQLGECQTGLENLQVEQKKTKRGLDALTAKKPVLAYAAAGVAGVALLASIGLGVQGLITKSQVGELVTIIGKLQEQANAAPTNDAAEMAMMQKQLDELTVSAGVMSTQITELSKVPHANAGAAPAPAGDQATKLTELANQNLQIGAAIETLQNKVSALEKGRTVVAAAPKPEKKKPEPVEENWAVNLVAFKQDWYAKSKAQEFAGKGVPAKVSKTETKGENWYRLSVDGFKTQYEAAAYAAKVKKTLNLDSVWVTRVKD